The genomic region CGGCGATGAAGGAACGCGGCTGGGGGCGCTACGTGGGGATCAACACGGAATGTCTGATGCAGATGGGCGAGACCATGTCGGCCTACGTGTCCGGCAAGCGCGGCATGGATGGACTCTTGCGGGTGCTGGCCCGTGAAGTCGGCCCGGCCGGGGTGACGGTGAATCAGGTGGCGCCGGGCTGGACCATCAGCGAGCAGGATCGTGCCGCGGGCACGGAGGAAAACGAAAGCTATTCCAAAACGGTGCCGTTGCGCCGTCGCGGCACGGACCAGGAAGTGGCCAACGTGGTGGCGTTTCTGGCCTCGGATCTGGCGAGTTTCGTCACTGGCGCCCTGGTGCCGGTGTGCGGTGGAAACGTGATGCCCACGGTCTAGGGACCGGCGAGAGGCGACCGCGGCTAGGGGAGCTTGATTTCGCCGTTTACGATCTTGGCGATGGTCTCGGGATAGAGCCGATGCTCCTGCTCCAGCACCCGCTTGCGCAGGGTCTCGGGGGTGTCGACGGGGAAAACCGGCACTTTCGCTTGGGCCAGGATCGGACCTTCGTCGTAGATCTCGTTGACCAGATGCACGGTGGCGCCGGACTCCTTTTCTCCGTTTTCGATCACCGCTCGATGCACGTTCATGCCGAACATGCCTTGGCCGCCGTATTTCGGCAGCAGGGCCGGATGCACGTTGAGAATGCGGTTCTGGAACGCGCTGAGCACGCGGGGGCCCACGTGTTTCATGTAGCCGGCGAGGATCACCAGGTCGACGCGGGAGATGGAGAGTGCTTGCGTGATGGCGTCGTCGAGCTCCTCGAAAAGCGGGTGGGTCGTGTTGTTGAGCACCTCTGCGGTCAGGCCGGCTTTCGTCGCCCGCTCCAGAGCCGGAGCGCCGGGATTGTTGCAGATCAGGATGGTTGGGGTGGCGGCGATGGCGCCGCTAGCGCAAGCGTCGAGGATCGCTTGCATGTTGCTTCCGCCGTGGGATGCCAGGAATCCGAGTCTCATAGGGGTGCGAGGCTGAAGGGTGAGTGTTGAATGGTAAATAGCGAAATTCGCCACGAGCGTAGGGCTCTGATTGTCCTAGGGTAAGCGATAAGGTGGCGGGATGCGAACGGTTACCGAAGATAAGGGCGGCGCCAGGAAGGGAGCTGGAGAATCGGCGGCCCATCGCGAGCTGAAGCGGCTCGGTCGGGCCTGGCTGAAAGAGCGGGGCTGTCGGGCCACGGCGACCGAGGTGCGCTTGCCGCTGTCGCCCTACCGGGTGGATGTGGCGGGCTATCGGGCGGTCCCGACCATGGGCGTCTGGGGCGATACCTTCGCCTTGGAATGCAAGGCCAGCCGGGCCGACTTCTCCCGAGACGCGGGGCTGGAGGAGGCGGCGCGGGCGGAATCGAGGAAACTAGCGGAGGAGCGGCGGCGACTCACGGCCCTGCTGGCCACGCATTTGCCGGATTGCGCCCAGGGCGTTTCGCTTTTCGGGGAGTTTGACGAATACGATTTTTCCGATTTGCGGCATGATCGGTGGCGTCGCCTGGTCGCTCGCTGCGACCTGCTGGAGCGGCGCTTGCAGGATGGGGTGAAGTTTTCCCGCATCGTTCGCTACGCCTCGGCCAGCTTCTGCTACCTCGTGGTGGAGCCGAACGTGCTGCGCGGCGAGCATGAGATTCCGATCGGCTGGGGCTGCCTCGAGCGGGACGGAGAGCAGCTGCGACTGCTCAGAGAGGCCCGACGTCTGCGTTGTCGCGACGAAGCGAAACTGGTTTACCTGGAGCGCATCGCGGCGCGGGGCGGGCGATAGATTTTGCGGGGAAACGGGCTCGCTCGAGCTTGCTTCTAGGCGAGGAAATGGGCGCCGATGGCGATGGTGCCAACGATGAAGCAATAGATGGCGAAGTAGATGAGCTTGCCGCGGGTCACGATGGAGATCATCCACCTGCAGGCGAGCACTCCGGAGATGAAAGCGGCGATGAAGCCGGCGATGAGTGGGACGGCCCCAACCGTGCTCTCCGCCATGCCGCCATCGAGGATATCCTTGCAGTTGGCCCCGATGATGGGGATCAGCACCATGAGAAAGGAGAAGCGGGCGGCTTTGGCCTTGTCCACTCCTAGCAGCAAGGCGGTGGCGATGGTGGAGCCTGAGCGCGAGATGCCGGGCATGACCGCGATGGCTTGGGAAATGCCGATGATCAGGGCGGACTTGAAGGTCACCGGACCGCCTTCCTTAGGCGTGTAGTAGGTGAACGAGAGCAGGCATCCCGTGAGCAGCAGCATGCTGCCCACCAGCAGCACGTTTCCGTTGAAGAGGCTTTCCACTTCCTCCTTGAAGAAGAGACCGATGAAGATAACCGGAAGGGACGAAAACAGCAGCATCGCGATGTAGCGCTTCGACTCGTTCCAGTCGCTAGAGAAGAGACCGCGGAAAAGGCCGAGAATGTCTCTCCAGAAGATGGCGATGGTGGAGAGCACGGTGGCCCCATGCACCACCACGGTGAAGCTGACGTCTTCGGTGGTTTCGATGCCCAGGATGACCTTGCCCAGCTCGAGGTGCCCGCTGCTGCTGACAGGAAGAAATTCGGTGAGGCCTTGGATGATGCCGAGGATGATGGATTCGAGGAGCGACATGAGGCAGGTGAATCAGTGATCTGTGTTGGATGGAAACGGCTGGCGGGAGCGATGGCTTTTCTAGACCTCGCTCAGCAATTGGCGGACCATTTCTTCGGCCTGGCTGGTGTAGCCGGAGCCGAAGAGGTAGACATGGTTGAGACAATGGTAGAGATTGTAGAGCGTTTTTCTCACTGAGTATCCAGCAGATAATGACAGGGAGTCGTTATAGGCCTCGTAGAACTCGCGTGAGAAACCGCCGAAGAATTCGGTGAAGGCGATGTCCGCTTCGCGATCGCCGTAGTAGCTGCCGGGATCGAAGATGAATGGTTGCCCGTCCGCGTCGAACGCCACGTTGCCCGACCAGAGGTCACCATGAAGCAGCGAGGGATGGGGGCGATGATCCTCGAAGAAATCCTCCAGGCGCTCCAGCAGCGTGTCGGCTCCGCGTGGCGTGAAGCCGCGCGAATGGCAGAGGCGGAGCTGATGCTCTAGCCGGCGCTCGCGAAAGAAGGCGATCCAGTCGTCGCTGCGCTCGTTGGGCTGCGGCGTGGCTCCGATGAGGTTGTCGCGTTCCCAGCCGAAAAACGGCTGCTCTACGGCATGCAGCTCGGCGAGGCCGCGTCCCAGCGATTCCCAGTCTCCGGAGCGTGAGGCTCGGGTGGGGATGTATTCGAGAATCAAATATGCTTGGGTGTCGCTTTGCAGCTCGACGATGACCTTTGGCACGCGCACGCCATCGCATTCACCCAACTGACGCAGGGCGAGAGCTTCCGCTGCGTAGGCGTCCGCGAAGTGAGGCCGGTTCGATTTGAGAAAGTAGGAACGATCCTCGCCTTGCAGGCGAAATGCGTCGTTGATGCAGCCGCCCCCGATGGCCTGTTGGGAGGCGATGGAAAACGGTTTTCCCGTGGCCTCGTAAAGCGCGTTTTCTATCAGAGCCCGATCGTCCACAGAGAAATAGCGTCAGGAGCGCGAGTCTTGCACGGCTTCGAGGATCTGTTGGCAGCCATCTTCCAGCAAGTCGAGCACGTGCTCGAAGCCTTGGGCCCCGCCGTAGTAGGGATCGGGAACTTGCGTATCCGAATATTCGATGCAGAAGTCGCAGAATCGTTTCACTTTGGCGCGGTTTTCGTCGGTCGCCAGCTGCATCAAGTCTGCGTAGTTGTCGTTGTCCATGGCGAGCACCAGATCGAAGCGATCGAGATCCTCCGCGACCACTTGGCGAGCTCTGCCGGTCATGGGCAAACCGCGTTTGCGTCCAGCGGCCGACATGCGAGCGTCCGGGCTGTTGCCGGTGTGGTAGCCGATGGTGCCGGCTGAGTCGCATTCGACCTGATCTTGCAGTCCCGCGTCTTGTAGGAGTTTTCGCATCACGTTTTCCCCTGCGGGAGAACGACAGATGTTTCCCATGCAGACGAAGAGAATGGAGGAAATGGAGGTGGGTTGCGTGCTCATGGATTGGGTGGGACTGTAGAGGCGGGAACGGGTTCGGCAAAATGTTTTTACCGAAATAGTGGTTGCGATGCCTCTCGGGCGCTTCTAGGCTGCTTCCCATGATCGATGCCATAAAGAAAGCTGTGTTAGCAGGAGTCGGCGCTGCCGCGATCACCACCGAAAAGGCGGAGAAGGCGCTTAACGAGCTTGTCGAGAAGGGCAAGCTTTCAGCCAACGACGCGAAGGATGCCGCCAGGAAGATCTCGGACGAGGGAAAGCGCGAGTTTGAGGAGGCGACCAAGTCGCTGGAAGATCGCTTGAACGGCATGCTCAAGAAGCTCGGTCGCGGACAGGAGGAACGTATCAAGGCTCTGGAGACGAAGGTCGCCGATCTGGAAACGAGACTGGCCGCCATCGAAGCTGAAAAGTCGGTACCTGCTTCGGACGAATAGCCTCCGTTCGCATTCGTTTTATCGAGACCGCGCGGGACGCTGATTCGCGTGGCCTTTTGTCTTTTTTGATTTTCCTCCTCCTTCTGACCTCGCCTTAGGCGACCCTATGGCTCTCAAACCTTTCGAGTTTCTTTCCAACGCAGTACGGGCCAAGGAGATCGTGACCGTTCTTGCCCGCAATGGCTTTGCGGACCTCCTGCAAAAACTGGATCTCCCGCCGCGCTTGATGAAAGCCTTCGGCTCTCAGGTGCCGCAAAAGCGCAGCCAGTGGGAGCGCTTGCGCATGGTGATGGAGCAGTTGGGGCCGACCTTCGTGAAGGTGGGGCAGCTGCTCAGCATGCGACCGGACTTGGTGCCGGAGGCCTTGATCGTAGAACTAAAGAAGCTGCAGGAGACAGTGCCGCCTGTATCCTTCGATTCGATACGTCCGATCGTCGAAGAGGAGCTCGGGCAGAGTCTGGACAGCATTTTCACCCACTTCGAGGAGGAGGCGGTAGGGGCCGCTTCCATGGCCCAAGTGCATCGAGCAGTTCTGGTGGCGAATGGACGCCGCGTGGCGGTGAAGGTGCAGCGCCCCAATCTGCAGAAGGTGATCGACGCGGACTTCGACATCCTGAGCTGGTTCGCCAAGCAGGCTCACGATCGGGTGGAGGACCTGCAGCCGCTGAATCTGCCGGATGTGATCGAGGCCTTGCGGGAGAGTTTGGAGCGCGAGCTGGATTTTCGGCGCGAAGCCAAGAGCCTGGCGTTTTTCGAGCTTCGAAACGCCCATCCCAAGGAGATCGCAGCGCCCAAGGTGTTCAGCGAGTATTGCACGCGTCGCGTGCTGGTCATGGAGTGGATCGAGGGACGCAAGCTTTCGGACATCGAGCCGAATAGCGACGAGGCCAAGCGCATCGCCCGCGTCGGGTCTCGCTCCTTGTTCCACCAGATTCTGATGAACGGGTTTTTCCATGCGGATCCGCACGCGGGAAACGTGCGCGTGATGCCGGACGGGCGAGTCTGTTTGCTGGACTGGGGCATGACGGGGCAGTTGACCGAGCGCATGCGATTCGGCCTGGTCGATCTCTTCGTGGCCTTCGTGAAGGGCGACCCAGAGCAGGTCACGCGGCTGGCGATTTCCCTGGAGGACACGGGCGAATCGATCGACCGTCGTCGCATGGAGCGCGATGTGAATCTCGCTATCCGAGAGCATTACAATCCGGATACAGGCGAGGGCGACGTGGGCAGGGCGGTGTTGAAACTCCTCTACGTGTTCGGACAGAACGGGGTCGATCTGGCTCGCGACTATTCGCTGATGGCCAAGGCGATCTTATGCGTGGAGGAAACGGGGACGTATTTGGATGAGACCTACAACATCAAGACCGAGTTCGAACCGGTCTTGACTGAGCTTATTCGCAAGCGACGCAACCCGAAGCGCATGATTCGGGATTTTCGCGATAGCGTGCTTTTTGGGATCGATCAGCTGCAGAACGTGCCGGAGGAAGCGCTGCGAATTCTGAAGAAGATCGAGAAGGACAACCTGAAGATCAATTTGCAGCACAAAGGGCTGGAGGATCTCGACGATGCGATTAGCGACGCCAGCAACAAGATCACGCTCGGCATCATTATCGGCTGTTTGCTGGTCGGCTCGTCGCTGATCGTGACTTCCAATACGCCGCCAATCGTATTCGGTTTTCCGATACTTGGGATCGCGGGTTTCGTGCTCTCGTTTCTCCTGGGACTGTATGTGGCCTTCGACATCTTGCGCGGGCCGCCGCGTCAATAGCCTCTGGTGGCGCCGCGGCTATTCTCCGCGGGATGGGTCCAGCGCGATGCGCTCTCGGGTGTCGTTGAGCTCCGCCGAAAGGTATTCGTAGGTCCATTCGCCGGAGGATTTCGTCGCTTCGACGTAGATGATGGCTCCTCCCTCCGGTCCGGAAACGGGAATGGCGAGGGAAGCGTCGCCGTCGCTGTTTTCCAGATGGATGCTGCCGGTGGCGAAGTAGCTGGCTTCGACGGGGGAGCCGATCTTGGCGGCCAGTTCCGGGGAGGCTTGGGCGCTGGCCAGAGCGGTTTGGTAGGGGTCGGATTGCTTGAGAGTGGAGAAGACCAAGTGGGCGATCAGGGCGATGGTTCCGGCGAAGAGCAGCAGCGAACTCAAGCAGCCGACCGGGAGAAACCAGAGCCAGTTGCGCCGCAGCCAGCTTTTCGGAGGGACGTAGTCGTTGGTGCGGTCCGAGGGCATGAAGAGTGGGAGAACGGTGGGCGTTAGCTGTTTCGGGGATTCTTGGGGCATGGATTTACTTTATTCTTCGACCATGGCGAGAATTTTGCGGGGCTTCGGCTTGGCGGGCGTCGAAGCCTAGACGTTTCGCCATGGCGTGTTTTGGGCTTTTCTTGCGACGGGGGCTGGGCTTTGCTCTTGGGCCATGTCTCAAGCCCCTTTCATCTACGTGTCCGGACCCGACGATTTTCTGGCCAGCCGCCTCGCCAAAGAGATCTGGACGGAAATGAAGCAGGAGGTGACGGACGATTTCTCGGTGGAAATCATCAACGGTCACGCGGGAAAGGTGGACGAAGTGGCGGACGCGGTGAACCGTTTCCGCGAAGCGACGCAGACGCTTGGCCTGTTTGGCGGACGTCGCGTGGTTTGGCTCAAGGACGTGAGCTTTCTGGCGGACAACCAGACGGGTCGGGCGGAGGGGACTCAGACCCTTTGCCAAGACCTGCAGGAGATCCTCGAGGCGATCAATCCGGACGAGGTCGGGGTGCTGATTTCCGCCTCGCCGGTGGACCGTCGCAAGCGTTTCCCCAAGTTCCTGGAAAAGACAGGCGACTTTCGCCCCGCTGGCGGCATGGACTCCAAAGGCGGCGGAGTGGAGACCTTGGTCGCCGCCATGACGCAGGAGTGCCAGTCGATGGGCGTTTCCATCGCCCGCGACGCGGTGGAGGTGCTGATCAGCAAGGTCAATGGCAACTCGCGACTGCTGCTGGAGGAGGTGCGCAAGCTTGGGACCTATCTCGGGCCGGAGGGCGGCGAGATCACCAGCAAGCTGATCGAGGAGCTCACCCCGAACTTTGGCGAAGGGGATTTCTTCGAGTCCACGGAGGCGTTTTTCTCCCGCGACATCGACTGGACGCTGGCTGCGCTGCGTCGGCATTTTTTCGCGGGAAACGACGCGCGCCCGGTGATCGCTTCGCTGCAGAACCGCAATCGGCTGCTGATCCAGCTGCGGTCGCTGATCGACGGCGGGGAAATTCGCTTGGGCGGGCGCGGGTTTAGCAAGCCGGAGTTCGAGAAAGCCGCGGCCAAGTACGCCAGCTACTACGATGGGCTGAGCGGGAAGAGCAACTATAACGTCTTCACCCAGAACCTTTGGTACATGGGCAAACTGGCCGGAACCGGGCGGCTTCCCACTTTGAAGGCCCTGATCGACCATCAGCTCGATTTCATCACCGCCTTCGAGGAAATCGTGGAGCGTCCCAACGAACAGGAAGAGGCCTTGCGGGCCATGGCGATTCGCTGCCTAGCTGCGTAAATGAACGAAATGCAGGGAGTTACGTCTATCTGGGAGAGTTACGTAGGTTTCTGTCTTGCCCGAACTTAACGGCCTTGGCAGTGTCCGAAACCCTGATCGAGAAACGCCCTGCGGCGCTTCGGTCGCCAGTCGCATGAGAGTTTGCCTATTCACAGATAGCTTCCTGCCCTACATCTCCGGGGTCAGCTCGGCAGTGTTCAACCAGGCCAACGAGCTGTCGCGTCGCGGCCATAGCGTGAGCATTTTTCATCCGCGTCCCAGCCGTCACGACAGTTTCGAGACGGTGCCGGGGCTGGACCGAGGGGTGAGCGTGCACGGACTGCCGTTTTCGGTGCCCACCTTCAATATTCCGAAACTGAGGTTTTCGGTGCCGCTGTTCCTGTACACCTACCGTCGGCTGAGACAGGCCCCGCCTGATCTCATCCACGTGCACACCGAGTTCGGCTGCGGACTGGAAGGCATGTTGCTCGGACGCTGGAAAAAAGTGCCCGTCATCGGAACCTTCCACACCTTTTTCGCCGAGCCGACCTACCTGAAGCAGTTTCACATCCCGAACTTCGAGTTCACGCGCAAGGCCATGTGGAAGTACTCCGTGGGGTTCTTCAATCGCTGCTCGCACATCGTGAGCCCGTCGCAGTCGGTGCGGGATCATTTGGTGGCCCGCGGTCTCGAGCGCGAGGCGACGGTGCTGAGCAACGGCATCGAGC from Pelagicoccus sp. SDUM812003 harbors:
- a CDS encoding low molecular weight protein-tyrosine-phosphatase, with protein sequence MSTQPTSISSILFVCMGNICRSPAGENVMRKLLQDAGLQDQVECDSAGTIGYHTGNSPDARMSAAGRKRGLPMTGRARQVVAEDLDRFDLVLAMDNDNYADLMQLATDENRAKVKRFCDFCIEYSDTQVPDPYYGGAQGFEHVLDLLEDGCQQILEAVQDSRS
- a CDS encoding cytochrome c oxidase assembly factor Coa1 family protein, with the protein product MPQESPKQLTPTVLPLFMPSDRTNDYVPPKSWLRRNWLWFLPVGCLSSLLLFAGTIALIAHLVFSTLKQSDPYQTALASAQASPELAAKIGSPVEASYFATGSIHLENSDGDASLAIPVSGPEGGAIIYVEATKSSGEWTYEYLSAELNDTRERIALDPSRGE
- a CDS encoding AarF/UbiB family protein, translating into MALKPFEFLSNAVRAKEIVTVLARNGFADLLQKLDLPPRLMKAFGSQVPQKRSQWERLRMVMEQLGPTFVKVGQLLSMRPDLVPEALIVELKKLQETVPPVSFDSIRPIVEEELGQSLDSIFTHFEEEAVGAASMAQVHRAVLVANGRRVAVKVQRPNLQKVIDADFDILSWFAKQAHDRVEDLQPLNLPDVIEALRESLERELDFRREAKSLAFFELRNAHPKEIAAPKVFSEYCTRRVLVMEWIEGRKLSDIEPNSDEAKRIARVGSRSLFHQILMNGFFHADPHAGNVRVMPDGRVCLLDWGMTGQLTERMRFGLVDLFVAFVKGDPEQVTRLAISLEDTGESIDRRRMERDVNLAIREHYNPDTGEGDVGRAVLKLLYVFGQNGVDLARDYSLMAKAILCVEETGTYLDETYNIKTEFEPVLTELIRKRRNPKRMIRDFRDSVLFGIDQLQNVPEEALRILKKIEKDNLKINLQHKGLEDLDDAISDASNKITLGIIIGCLLVGSSLIVTSNTPPIVFGFPILGIAGFVLSFLLGLYVAFDILRGPPRQ
- a CDS encoding undecaprenyl-diphosphate phosphatase, with protein sequence MSLLESIILGIIQGLTEFLPVSSSGHLELGKVILGIETTEDVSFTVVVHGATVLSTIAIFWRDILGLFRGLFSSDWNESKRYIAMLLFSSLPVIFIGLFFKEEVESLFNGNVLLVGSMLLLTGCLLSFTYYTPKEGGPVTFKSALIIGISQAIAVMPGISRSGSTIATALLLGVDKAKAARFSFLMVLIPIIGANCKDILDGGMAESTVGAVPLIAGFIAAFISGVLACRWMISIVTRGKLIYFAIYCFIVGTIAIGAHFLA
- the purN gene encoding phosphoribosylglycinamide formyltransferase, with amino-acid sequence MRLGFLASHGGSNMQAILDACASGAIAATPTILICNNPGAPALERATKAGLTAEVLNNTTHPLFEELDDAITQALSISRVDLVILAGYMKHVGPRVLSAFQNRILNVHPALLPKYGGQGMFGMNVHRAVIENGEKESGATVHLVNEIYDEGPILAQAKVPVFPVDTPETLRKRVLEQEHRLYPETIAKIVNGEIKLP
- a CDS encoding fructosamine kinase family protein, with the translated sequence MDDRALIENALYEATGKPFSIASQQAIGGGCINDAFRLQGEDRSYFLKSNRPHFADAYAAEALALRQLGECDGVRVPKVIVELQSDTQAYLILEYIPTRASRSGDWESLGRGLAELHAVEQPFFGWERDNLIGATPQPNERSDDWIAFFRERRLEHQLRLCHSRGFTPRGADTLLERLEDFFEDHRPHPSLLHGDLWSGNVAFDADGQPFIFDPGSYYGDREADIAFTEFFGGFSREFYEAYNDSLSLSAGYSVRKTLYNLYHCLNHVYLFGSGYTSQAEEMVRQLLSEV
- the holA gene encoding DNA polymerase III subunit delta, encoding MSQAPFIYVSGPDDFLASRLAKEIWTEMKQEVTDDFSVEIINGHAGKVDEVADAVNRFREATQTLGLFGGRRVVWLKDVSFLADNQTGRAEGTQTLCQDLQEILEAINPDEVGVLISASPVDRRKRFPKFLEKTGDFRPAGGMDSKGGGVETLVAAMTQECQSMGVSIARDAVEVLISKVNGNSRLLLEEVRKLGTYLGPEGGEITSKLIEELTPNFGEGDFFESTEAFFSRDIDWTLAALRRHFFAGNDARPVIASLQNRNRLLIQLRSLIDGGEIRLGGRGFSKPEFEKAAAKYASYYDGLSGKSNYNVFTQNLWYMGKLAGTGRLPTLKALIDHQLDFITAFEEIVERPNEQEEALRAMAIRCLAA